One region of Brassica napus cultivar Da-Ae chromosome A10, Da-Ae, whole genome shotgun sequence genomic DNA includes:
- the LOC106371650 gene encoding protein ADP-ribosyltransferase PARP3 isoform X2 produces the protein MKVHETRSHAHMSGDEQKGNLRKHKAEGKLPEAEQSPKKAKSEKDSVNGTGDEYKEFCKAVEENLSVDQIKEVLETNGQDCSAPEETLLAQCQDLLFYGALDKCPLCGGNLICDNEKKRFVCGGEISEWCSCVFSTKSPPRKEEPIKLPDSVMNSAISDLLKKHQDPKTRPKRELSSDKPFTGMMISLMGRLTRTHQYWKNKIEKHGGKVSNSVKGVTCLVVSPAERERGGSSKLVEAMEQGLPVVSEAWLIDSIEKQEAQPLEAYDVVSDLSVEGKGIPWDKQDPSEEAIESLSAELKMFGKRGVYKDTKLEESGGKIFEKDGLLYNCAFSLCDLGKGRNEYCIMQLVTVPESNLNMYFKRGKVGDDPNAEERLEEWEDEEEAIKEFARLFEEITGNEFEPWEREKKIQKKPHKFFPIDMDDGIDVRSGALGLRQLGVASAHCKLESFVANFLKVLCGQEIYKYALMELGLDPPDLPMGMLTDIHLKRCEEVLLEFVEKLKTTKETGQKAEAIWADFSSRWFSLMHSTRPMRLHDFNELADHAASAFETVRDINTASHLVGDMRGDTLDDPLSDRYNKLGCKISVVDKESEDYKMIVKYLETTYEPVKVSDVAYTATVVNVFAVESKAIPSLDEIKKLPNKVLLWCGSRSSNLLRHIYKGFLPAVCSLPVPGYMFGRAIVCSDAAAEAARYGFTAVDRPEGFLVLAVASLGEDVKEFTSPPEDTKTLEEKKVGVKGLGRKKTEESEHFMWRDDIKVPCGKLVPSEHKDSPLEYNEYAVYDPKQTSIRFLVEVKYEEKGTEIVDVEPE, from the exons ATGAAGGTGCACGAGACAAGATCTCACGCTCACATGTCTGGCGACGAGCAGAAG GGAAACTTGAGGAAGCACAAAGCAGAAGGGAAACTTCCAGAAGCAGAACAGTCTCCAAAGAAGGCAAAGTCAGAAAAGGATTCCGTCAACGGCACCGGAGATGAGTATAAGGAGTTTTGCAAAGCGGTGGAGGAGAATCTGTCCGTTGATCAGATTAAAGAAGTTCTTGAAACCAACGGTCAGGATTGTTCTGCTCCGGAAGAGACCTTGCTAGCGCAATG CCAAGATTTGCTGTTCTATGGGGCTTTAGATAAATGTCCTTTATGCGGAGGTAATCTCATATGCGACAATGAGAAGAAGAGATTCGTATGTGGAGGTGAGATTAGTGAGTGGTGTAGTTGCGTGTTCAGCACGAAAAGTCCCCCTAGGAAAGAGGAGCCAATTAAACTTCCTGATTCGGTCATGAACTCTGCTATTTCTGAT TTACTCAAGAAACACCAGGACCCGAAGACTAGACCTAAAAGGGAGTTAAGTTCTGATAAACCATTCACGGGGATGATGATCTCCCTCATGGGACGTCTCACGAGAACACAT CAATATTGGAAGAATAAGATAGAGAAACACGGTGGGAAAGTCTCAAACTCTGTTAAAGGGGTGACATGTCTGGTGGTTTCACCGGCTGAAAGAGAACGAGGTGGTTCTTCAAAACTGGTGGAAGCAAT GGAGCAAGGTCTACCGGTTGTGAGTGAAGCTTGGCTGATCGATAGCATTGAAAAACAAGAAGCTCAGCCACTAGAAGCTTATGACGTGGTCAGTGATCTCTCAGTGGAAGGGAAAGGAATCCCATGGGACAAGCAAGATCCAAGCGAGGAAGCAATTGAATCCTTATCAGCTGAG CTAAAAATGTTTGGGAAGAGAGGAGTCTACAAGGACACAAAGCTCGAGGAGAGTGGTGGAAAGATCTTTGAAAAGGACGGGCTCTTATATAACTGTGCGTTCTCACTATGCGACTTAGGGAAAGGGCGTAATGAGTATTGTATCATGCAGCTAGTGACGGTGCCTGAAAGCAACTTGAACATGTACTTCAAGAGAGGAAAAGTAGGAGACGACCCTAATGCGGAAGAGCGGCTTGAGGAGTgggaggatgaagaagaggcCATCAAAGAGTTTGCAAGGTTATTTGAGGAGATAACAGGGAATGAGTTCGAGCCATGGGAACGTGAGAAGAAAATTCAGAAGAAACCTCATAAGTTTTTTCCCATTGATATG GATGATGGAATCGATGTGAGAAGTGGAGCACTTGGACTAAGGCAACTCGGCGTTGCTTCAGCTCATTGCAAGCTTGAATCGTTTGTTGCAAACTTTCTTAAAGTTCTCTGTGGTCAAGAGATCTACAA ATATGCATTGATGGAGCTTGGTTTAGATCCGCCTGATCTTCCTATGGGAATGCTAACTGATATCCACTTGAAACGAT GCGAGGAGGTGTTACTTGAGTTTGTTGAGAAGCTGAAGACAACAAAGGAGACTGGTCAGAAAGCTGAAGCAATATGGGCAGATTTTAGCTCACGGTGGTTCTCTTTGATGCACAGCACAAGGCCGATGCGCTTGCATGACTTCAATGAACTCGCAGATCAT GCTGCGTCTGCTTTTGAGACAGTGAGGGATATAAACACAGCCTCACATTTGGTAGGGGACATGCGAGGAGACACACTTGACGACCCACTGTCTGATCGGTACAACAAACTTGGCTGCAAAATCTCTGTGGTTGACAAAGAGTCGGAAGATTATAAAATGATTGTGAAGTACCtcgagactacttatgagccgGTGAAAGTCTCTGACGTT GCGTATACTGCGACAGTGGTGAATGTATTCGCAGTTGAATCAAAAGCAATTCCTTCTTTAGATGAGATCAAGAAGCTACCAAACAAGGTTCTTTTATGGTGTG GGTCTAGGAGCTCAAATCTATTGCGACACATCTACAAAGGGTTCTTACCTGCCGTTTGCTCTCTTCCAGTCCCTGGTTACATG tttgGGAGGGCGATAGTATGCTCAGATGCAGCTGCAGAAGCAGCAAGGTACGGTTTCACAGCTGTGGATAGACCAGAAGGGTTTCTTGTGTTGGCAGTGGCATCACTTGGTGAAGACGTTAAGGAGTTCACAAGCCCACCAGAGGACACAAAGACATTGGAAGAAAAGAAGGTTGGAGTGAAAGGGTTAGGAAGGAAGAAGACTGAAGAATCAGAGCATTTCATGTGGAGAGATGACATCAAAGTTCCTTGTGGAAAACTAGTCCCATCGGAACATAAGGACAGTCCTCTTGAGTACAACGAGTACGCAGTATATGATCCAAAACAG ACGAGTATAAGATTCTTGGTGGAAGTGAAGTACGAGGAGAAGGGAACCGAGATAGTTGATGTGGAACCAGAGTAG
- the LOC106371650 gene encoding protein ADP-ribosyltransferase PARP3 isoform X1: MKVHETRSHAHMSGDEQKKGNLRKHKAEGKLPEAEQSPKKAKSEKDSVNGTGDEYKEFCKAVEENLSVDQIKEVLETNGQDCSAPEETLLAQCQDLLFYGALDKCPLCGGNLICDNEKKRFVCGGEISEWCSCVFSTKSPPRKEEPIKLPDSVMNSAISDLLKKHQDPKTRPKRELSSDKPFTGMMISLMGRLTRTHQYWKNKIEKHGGKVSNSVKGVTCLVVSPAERERGGSSKLVEAMEQGLPVVSEAWLIDSIEKQEAQPLEAYDVVSDLSVEGKGIPWDKQDPSEEAIESLSAELKMFGKRGVYKDTKLEESGGKIFEKDGLLYNCAFSLCDLGKGRNEYCIMQLVTVPESNLNMYFKRGKVGDDPNAEERLEEWEDEEEAIKEFARLFEEITGNEFEPWEREKKIQKKPHKFFPIDMDDGIDVRSGALGLRQLGVASAHCKLESFVANFLKVLCGQEIYKYALMELGLDPPDLPMGMLTDIHLKRCEEVLLEFVEKLKTTKETGQKAEAIWADFSSRWFSLMHSTRPMRLHDFNELADHAASAFETVRDINTASHLVGDMRGDTLDDPLSDRYNKLGCKISVVDKESEDYKMIVKYLETTYEPVKVSDVAYTATVVNVFAVESKAIPSLDEIKKLPNKVLLWCGSRSSNLLRHIYKGFLPAVCSLPVPGYMFGRAIVCSDAAAEAARYGFTAVDRPEGFLVLAVASLGEDVKEFTSPPEDTKTLEEKKVGVKGLGRKKTEESEHFMWRDDIKVPCGKLVPSEHKDSPLEYNEYAVYDPKQTSIRFLVEVKYEEKGTEIVDVEPE; encoded by the exons ATGAAGGTGCACGAGACAAGATCTCACGCTCACATGTCTGGCGACGAGCAGAAG AAGGGAAACTTGAGGAAGCACAAAGCAGAAGGGAAACTTCCAGAAGCAGAACAGTCTCCAAAGAAGGCAAAGTCAGAAAAGGATTCCGTCAACGGCACCGGAGATGAGTATAAGGAGTTTTGCAAAGCGGTGGAGGAGAATCTGTCCGTTGATCAGATTAAAGAAGTTCTTGAAACCAACGGTCAGGATTGTTCTGCTCCGGAAGAGACCTTGCTAGCGCAATG CCAAGATTTGCTGTTCTATGGGGCTTTAGATAAATGTCCTTTATGCGGAGGTAATCTCATATGCGACAATGAGAAGAAGAGATTCGTATGTGGAGGTGAGATTAGTGAGTGGTGTAGTTGCGTGTTCAGCACGAAAAGTCCCCCTAGGAAAGAGGAGCCAATTAAACTTCCTGATTCGGTCATGAACTCTGCTATTTCTGAT TTACTCAAGAAACACCAGGACCCGAAGACTAGACCTAAAAGGGAGTTAAGTTCTGATAAACCATTCACGGGGATGATGATCTCCCTCATGGGACGTCTCACGAGAACACAT CAATATTGGAAGAATAAGATAGAGAAACACGGTGGGAAAGTCTCAAACTCTGTTAAAGGGGTGACATGTCTGGTGGTTTCACCGGCTGAAAGAGAACGAGGTGGTTCTTCAAAACTGGTGGAAGCAAT GGAGCAAGGTCTACCGGTTGTGAGTGAAGCTTGGCTGATCGATAGCATTGAAAAACAAGAAGCTCAGCCACTAGAAGCTTATGACGTGGTCAGTGATCTCTCAGTGGAAGGGAAAGGAATCCCATGGGACAAGCAAGATCCAAGCGAGGAAGCAATTGAATCCTTATCAGCTGAG CTAAAAATGTTTGGGAAGAGAGGAGTCTACAAGGACACAAAGCTCGAGGAGAGTGGTGGAAAGATCTTTGAAAAGGACGGGCTCTTATATAACTGTGCGTTCTCACTATGCGACTTAGGGAAAGGGCGTAATGAGTATTGTATCATGCAGCTAGTGACGGTGCCTGAAAGCAACTTGAACATGTACTTCAAGAGAGGAAAAGTAGGAGACGACCCTAATGCGGAAGAGCGGCTTGAGGAGTgggaggatgaagaagaggcCATCAAAGAGTTTGCAAGGTTATTTGAGGAGATAACAGGGAATGAGTTCGAGCCATGGGAACGTGAGAAGAAAATTCAGAAGAAACCTCATAAGTTTTTTCCCATTGATATG GATGATGGAATCGATGTGAGAAGTGGAGCACTTGGACTAAGGCAACTCGGCGTTGCTTCAGCTCATTGCAAGCTTGAATCGTTTGTTGCAAACTTTCTTAAAGTTCTCTGTGGTCAAGAGATCTACAA ATATGCATTGATGGAGCTTGGTTTAGATCCGCCTGATCTTCCTATGGGAATGCTAACTGATATCCACTTGAAACGAT GCGAGGAGGTGTTACTTGAGTTTGTTGAGAAGCTGAAGACAACAAAGGAGACTGGTCAGAAAGCTGAAGCAATATGGGCAGATTTTAGCTCACGGTGGTTCTCTTTGATGCACAGCACAAGGCCGATGCGCTTGCATGACTTCAATGAACTCGCAGATCAT GCTGCGTCTGCTTTTGAGACAGTGAGGGATATAAACACAGCCTCACATTTGGTAGGGGACATGCGAGGAGACACACTTGACGACCCACTGTCTGATCGGTACAACAAACTTGGCTGCAAAATCTCTGTGGTTGACAAAGAGTCGGAAGATTATAAAATGATTGTGAAGTACCtcgagactacttatgagccgGTGAAAGTCTCTGACGTT GCGTATACTGCGACAGTGGTGAATGTATTCGCAGTTGAATCAAAAGCAATTCCTTCTTTAGATGAGATCAAGAAGCTACCAAACAAGGTTCTTTTATGGTGTG GGTCTAGGAGCTCAAATCTATTGCGACACATCTACAAAGGGTTCTTACCTGCCGTTTGCTCTCTTCCAGTCCCTGGTTACATG tttgGGAGGGCGATAGTATGCTCAGATGCAGCTGCAGAAGCAGCAAGGTACGGTTTCACAGCTGTGGATAGACCAGAAGGGTTTCTTGTGTTGGCAGTGGCATCACTTGGTGAAGACGTTAAGGAGTTCACAAGCCCACCAGAGGACACAAAGACATTGGAAGAAAAGAAGGTTGGAGTGAAAGGGTTAGGAAGGAAGAAGACTGAAGAATCAGAGCATTTCATGTGGAGAGATGACATCAAAGTTCCTTGTGGAAAACTAGTCCCATCGGAACATAAGGACAGTCCTCTTGAGTACAACGAGTACGCAGTATATGATCCAAAACAG ACGAGTATAAGATTCTTGGTGGAAGTGAAGTACGAGGAGAAGGGAACCGAGATAGTTGATGTGGAACCAGAGTAG
- the LOC106371651 gene encoding uncharacterized protein LOC106371651, whose translation MMLPVIVAIVVCLASYIYRSLKPPPPRVCGVPHGPPITSPRIKLSDGRYLAYRESGVDRASANHKIIVVHGFNNSKDMELPISKDLVEELGICFLFFDRAGYGESDPHPSRTVKSEAYDIQELADKLNIGPKFYVIGLSVGAYSVYSCLKYIPHRLAGAVLVVPFVSYWWTKVPQDILCKAFKLLPEDVRWTFRVAHYVPWLLYWWLTQKWFPSSSIISGNSALLSDTDLVIIKKMLENPNPQTEKVRQQGDHECLHRDMIAGFATWEFDPTELENPFTEGGGSVHMWQGTEDRFVPREINEYISKKLPWIKYHEVQGYGHLLSEEEQKCEDIIKALLVE comes from the exons ATGATGCTTCCAGTGATCGTTGCAATCGTTGTCTGCCTTGCAAGCTACATTTACCGATCATTGAAGCCTCCACCGCCGCGAGTCTGCGGCGTTCCTCACGGTCCTCCGATTACTTCTCCGAGAATCAAGCTCAGTGATGGAAGATATCTTGCTTATAGAGAATCTGGCGTTGATAGAGCCAGTGCTAATCACAAGATCATCGTTGTTCATGGATTTAACAACTCCAAAGACATGGAACTTCCCATCTCTAAG GATCTTGTTGAGGAACTAGGGATATGTTTTCTGTTTTTCGATAGAGCAGGGTATGGAGAAAGTGATCCACACCCTTCACGAACGGTCAAAAGCGAAGCATATGACATTCAAGAACTCGCTGATAAACTCAACATCGGACCAAAGTTCTATGTTATAGGGTTATCAGTCGGTGCTTACTCGGTTTATAGCTGCCTCAAATATATTCCCCACAG ATTAGCTGGAGCAGTCTTAGTGGTTCCATTTGTCAGCTATTGGTGGACTAAAGTGCCTCAGGACATCTTGTGTAAAGCGTTCAAGCTATTGCCCGAAGATGTCCGGTGGACGTTTAGAGTGGCTCATTATGTTCCTTGGCTCTTGTATTGGTGGTTGACTCAAAAATGGTTTCCGTCTTCTAGTATAATCTCTGGGAACAGTGCGTTACTGAGCGATACAGATTTGGTCATCATAAAGAAGATGTTGGAGAATCCGAATCCCCAAAcg GAAAAAGTCCGGCAACAGGGAGACCATGAATGTCTTCACCGAGACATGATCGCTGGATTCGCGACATGGGAGTTCGACCCGACTGAATTGGAAAACCCGTTTACTGAAGGTGGAGGATCAGTCCACATGTGGCAAGGTACCGAAGACAGATTTGTTCCACGCGAAATTAATGAATACATATCAaagaagcttccatggattAAGTACCACGAAGTCCAAGGCTATGGTCATCTTCTAAGCGAGGAGGAGCAGAAATGTGAAGACATTATTAAGGCGCTTCTTGTCGAGTGA